A single genomic interval of Armigeres subalbatus isolate Guangzhou_Male chromosome 1, GZ_Asu_2, whole genome shotgun sequence harbors:
- the LOC134206038 gene encoding neurofilament medium polypeptide-like, translating into MELVFEKAHMEEKIAEEEEAHQRKLDEMRLEMEEKLQQLKLKRKTETADGENACCVCYLGFGHPGVPKWEKVKGIKKWPIAEEESESETSSEEVEEEKSAEEVESQEEGKEEEERFIEEEENSSEKEKGGGEKFGERRREMAREVTSKAKTKLVARTDEAADVRLEVPVQEVANFFWQGVRQ; encoded by the exons ATGGAACTGGTGTTCGAGAAGGCACACATGGAGGAGAAGATcgccgaagaagaagaagcccacCAGAGGAAACTGGACGAAATGCGGTTGGAAATGGAAGAAAAGTTGCAGCAGTTGAAGCTGAAGCGGAAAACAGAAACGGCCGATGGAGAAAATGC atgttgcgtgtgctacttgggtttcGGACATCCAGGGGTTCCCAAATGGGAAAAGGTGAAGGGTATCAAGAAGTGGCCGATAGCGGAAGAAGAGTCGGAATCTGAAACGAGTTccgaagaagtagaagaagaaaagtCCGCTGAAGAGGTGGAAAgccaagaagaaggaaaagaagagGAAGAACGATTCATCGAGGAGGAAGAGAACTCTTCGGAGAAGGAAAAGGGTGGAGGAGAAAAGTTCGGAGAGAGAAGAAGAGAAATGGCAAGAGAGGTCACGTCAAAAGCAAAGACAAAGTTGGTAGCAAGAACCGACGAAGCCGCAGATGTCCGCTTGGAAGTTCCTGTCCAGGAAGTTGCCAACTTTTTCTGGCAAGGTGTTCGTCAGTAG